A single genomic interval of Spirosoma taeanense harbors:
- a CDS encoding flavin reductase family protein → MKTINPADVTQLEFYRYLTGAIGPRPIAFASTVDAVGRVNLSPFSFFNVFGSNPPTLVFSPNVNRLGQQKNTLDNLHEVAEVVINIVSYAMVEQVSLASAEYEKGVNEFVKAGFTEAQSDRVRPPRVAESPAAFECIVKQIIATGTGPGAANLVICEVVTAHFHDDIFGENNLIDPRKIDLIGRLGADWYCRANGDALFEVARPKVGIGVDGIPADIRNSAILTGNDLGKLGSFPTMPTPEEIRQYQATGILNELVDEAHYGCQYLPDLLHLRAKQLLTANNIREAWLTLLQTSLIANPVEGHRQ, encoded by the coding sequence ATGAAAACCATTAACCCGGCCGACGTAACACAACTGGAATTTTATCGCTACCTGACCGGCGCCATTGGCCCGCGTCCGATAGCTTTCGCCAGCACGGTTGATGCCGTTGGGCGCGTGAATCTAAGTCCATTCAGCTTCTTTAACGTATTTGGGTCGAATCCGCCGACGCTGGTTTTTTCGCCGAACGTAAACCGGCTGGGGCAGCAGAAAAATACGCTCGATAACCTGCACGAAGTTGCCGAAGTGGTAATTAACATTGTCAGTTACGCAATGGTGGAGCAGGTTTCGCTCGCCAGCGCCGAATACGAAAAAGGCGTAAATGAATTTGTTAAAGCAGGGTTTACAGAGGCTCAGTCCGATCGGGTGCGACCACCGCGAGTAGCTGAATCGCCAGCCGCGTTTGAATGTATCGTCAAGCAGATCATCGCGACCGGCACGGGGCCGGGGGCCGCCAACCTGGTTATCTGTGAGGTAGTAACGGCCCACTTCCACGACGACATTTTCGGGGAAAACAACCTGATAGACCCCCGCAAGATTGACCTTATTGGCCGATTGGGCGCCGACTGGTACTGCCGGGCCAATGGCGATGCGCTGTTTGAAGTGGCCCGCCCGAAAGTAGGCATTGGCGTAGACGGCATTCCGGCCGACATTCGTAACAGCGCCATTTTGACGGGTAACGACTTGGGGAAATTAGGCAGCTTTCCCACCATGCCCACCCCTGAGGAAATCCGCCAGTATCAGGCGACGGGCATACTGAACGAGTTAGTTGACGAAGCCCATTACGGCTGCCAATACCTGCCCGATTTGCTGCATCTGCGAGCCAAACAACTGCTGACGGCCAACAACATTCGGGAAGCCTGGCTGACACTGCTCCAAACCAGCCTCATTGCCAATCCGGTTGAAGGTCATCGGCAATAA
- a CDS encoding DUF4142 domain-containing protein — translation MKSNRVTALLLVGLILNYGCSSRNDSTEKAEKINAERIDKQAVAISSDAKDEAKGVTKNMVELANSSQTEYELSKLAVQKASNPQVKILARQIMTDHQQGDRELQNLAKLMNVVLPVGLSNDSKNQVGRLSDMRTSTEFDLQYLDYMTSVNDDALDIADDLRDDAPTDAVKTYAKKVLNNDKKHKEQAKQLRKALD, via the coding sequence ATGAAATCCAACCGAGTAACCGCTCTCCTGCTCGTTGGCCTTATCCTAAATTACGGCTGCTCATCGCGTAACGACAGCACCGAAAAGGCAGAAAAAATCAATGCCGAACGTATTGATAAACAGGCCGTGGCCATCAGTAGCGATGCCAAAGATGAGGCCAAGGGCGTAACCAAAAACATGGTTGAACTGGCGAACAGCAGCCAGACCGAGTATGAACTGAGTAAACTAGCTGTTCAGAAGGCGAGTAATCCGCAGGTAAAGATTCTGGCCCGACAGATCATGACCGACCATCAGCAGGGAGACAGGGAACTCCAGAACCTGGCTAAGCTGATGAACGTGGTCTTGCCGGTTGGTTTATCGAATGACAGCAAAAATCAGGTGGGCCGATTAAGCGACATGCGCACCAGCACGGAGTTTGATCTCCAGTACCTCGACTACATGACCAGCGTGAACGACGACGCGCTCGATATTGCCGATGACCTCCGGGATGATGCCCCAACCGATGCCGTCAAGACCTACGCCAAAAAGGTGCTTAACAACGATAAGAAGCATAAAGAACAGGCAAAACAGCTCCGAAAGGCGCTGGATTAA